From a single Nicotiana tabacum cultivar K326 chromosome 8, ASM71507v2, whole genome shotgun sequence genomic region:
- the LOC107769326 gene encoding uncharacterized protein LOC107769326: MSSHSCLTLMNDIVHSTLKANLIGTELMGRIFLLEKKTRESEKSIHEAEEIAKRAQLEADNWKEQFENDQRTIEELLDSRNHLEQQNRSLTSELAVAKASSSQFEKDKERLECCFSEQLSKSSEEIRKLKALLDKKEEYAGELVQNLTQVQVDLKISSDKVHALESSHASLEASLDSHLAEHQVLKNDLSMWEREYGLLEEKFDLEVSWAFLNSRRDALMEASQENFDLDSKLAKVLETIERTQQSFDFTSPAIEAPVAKEPVNDEAAAVAVEVEDVAIPASEGEISTTQSMEDETSVTLAPLVEPNTSSPAETALVAASSEVVTVPVAVSENEINIVTSDVPTPSVTS, encoded by the exons atgagcagtCACAGTTGcttaactctgatgaatgacatagttcattctactttgaag gctaacctcattggtacaGAATTGATGGGAAGAATTTTCCTTCTGGAAAAGAAAACTCGTGAATCTGAAAAGTCTATCCACGAGGCTGAGGAAATAGCCAAGAGAGCCCAGCTAGAAGCAGATAATTGGAAAGAGCAGTTTGAGAATGATCAGAGAACCATAGAAGAATTGCTAGATAGTAGAAATCACCTGGAGCAGCAAAATCGAAGTCTGACTTCTGAGCTAGCAGTTGCCAAAGCTTCTTCAAGTCAATTTGAAAAAGACAAGGAGCGCCTTGAATGTTGCTtttcagaacaattatcaaagtcAAGTGAAGAAATCAGAAAACTTAAGGCACTCTTggacaagaaagaagaatatgcaggagaatTAGTGCAAAACTTGACTCAAGTTCAAGTTGATTTAAAGATCTCCTCTGACAAAGTACATGCCTTAGAAAGTTCccatgcctcccttgaagcttcccttgattctcaTTTAGCTGAACATCAAGTGTTAAAGAATGATCTTTCTATGTGGGAAAGAGAGTATGGACTTCTTGAGGAGAAGTTTGATttagaggtgagttgggctttcttaaactctcgtcgtgatgctttaatGGAGGCCAGTCAAGAAAATTTTGACTTAGACTCAAAGTTGGCCAAAGTTTTAGAAACCATTGAAAGAACCCAACAATCATTTGACTTTACTTCTCCGGCAATTGAAGCTCCCGTGGCTAAGGAACCTGTAAATGACGAAGCTGCTGCTGTGGCAGTTGAAGTTGAAGATGTTGCAATTCCAGCTTCCGAGGGTGAAATTTCTACGACTCAGTCTATGGAAGATGAAACTTCCGTGACTCTTGCTCCCCTCGTTGAACCTAACACTTCAAGCCCAGCTGAAACCGCTCttgttgctgcttcttcagaagttgtcaccgtgcctgtggctgtttctgaaaatgaaattaatattgtaACTTCTGATGTGccaaccccttcagtgaccagttaa